A genomic stretch from Nocardia wallacei includes:
- a CDS encoding GNAT family N-acetyltransferase: protein MSTSVTALTLGGLDKLPAHARRCVFWEIDPAVAADSREFSDPVFEKEAWLSTVLLEWGSCGQIALVDDQPAGCALYSPPSAVPRATLFPTSPVSPDAVLLTTLRSEPPYQHNDIATRLIQAVVDDLVRRGVRAIEAFGIRQDPSATAMSTRSVRSMFLLERIDNPAQGVPTSPRQRSNSGCSPESCMIDADFLEDVGFTVVAPHHRFPRLRLELDSDHFWKEDVERALDQLLAAASVESKSRVGCP from the coding sequence GTGTCGACCAGCGTTACCGCACTTACCCTCGGCGGACTCGACAAGCTGCCCGCACACGCCCGGCGGTGCGTGTTCTGGGAGATCGATCCCGCCGTGGCGGCGGACTCTCGCGAATTCAGCGACCCGGTCTTCGAGAAGGAGGCCTGGCTGTCGACCGTGCTGCTCGAATGGGGCTCGTGTGGTCAGATCGCGCTGGTCGACGACCAGCCCGCCGGTTGCGCGCTGTACTCGCCGCCGAGCGCGGTACCTCGGGCGACATTGTTCCCGACATCGCCGGTCAGCCCGGACGCCGTGCTGCTGACCACGCTGCGGTCCGAACCGCCCTACCAGCACAACGACATTGCCACCCGGTTGATCCAGGCGGTGGTCGACGATCTGGTGCGGCGCGGCGTACGGGCCATCGAGGCGTTCGGTATCCGCCAGGACCCTTCGGCTACCGCGATGTCCACGCGGTCGGTCCGGTCGATGTTCCTGCTGGAACGGATCGACAATCCGGCACAGGGCGTGCCGACCTCGCCGCGGCAGCGATCGAATTCGGGCTGCTCCCCCGAGAGTTGCATGATCGACGCCGACTTCCTGGAGGATGTCGGATTCACCGTGGTGGCGCCGCATCATCGTTTCCCGCGGCTGCGCCTGGAACTCGACAGCGACCACTTCTGGAAGGAAGACGTGGAGCGAGCGCTGGATCAACTGCTGGCGGCCGCGTCGGTGGAGTCGAAGTCGCGGGTGGGCTGCCCCTGA
- a CDS encoding N-acetylmuramoyl-L-alanine amidase gives MHRLRHGDSGPAVAEVRSTLASLGFLHIRPHGTDRSDGNGAYWKDSDATFDHDLDSAVRAFQQHRGLLVDGVVGPATYRALKEASYRLGARTLIYQLSAPLYGDDVATLQRRLQDLGFYVHRVDGYFGPHTHDGLTAFQREIGLSADGICGPDTLRSLDLLGARVTGGNPHRIAEEEVVHRAGPQLTGKRIVIDPGMGGPDKGFAVPTEFGDVYESEILWDLASRLEGRMAATGMETFLSRPWGANPSDAERAETSNTFDADLMISLRCAHNPSPLANGIASFHFGNSHGSVSMIGQVLAGFIQREIVARTSLQDCRTHPRTWDLLRLTKMPTVQVDIGYLTNEYDASVLTNPRMRDVIAEAILISVKRLYLLGQDDQPTGTYTFAELLAEELAAADRM, from the coding sequence ATGCACCGACTTCGTCACGGCGATAGTGGACCAGCCGTCGCTGAGGTTCGGAGCACTCTGGCAAGTCTCGGATTCCTGCACATCCGCCCCCACGGGACCGACCGGTCCGACGGAAACGGCGCGTACTGGAAGGATTCCGACGCCACCTTCGATCACGATCTCGATTCCGCGGTGCGTGCCTTCCAGCAGCACCGCGGACTCTTGGTGGACGGCGTCGTCGGCCCGGCCACCTACCGGGCGCTGAAGGAAGCCTCCTACCGTCTCGGCGCCCGCACGCTGATCTACCAGCTGTCGGCGCCGCTGTACGGCGACGACGTGGCCACCCTGCAGCGTCGCCTGCAGGATCTCGGCTTCTATGTGCACCGGGTGGACGGCTATTTCGGCCCGCACACCCACGACGGTCTCACCGCCTTCCAGCGCGAGATCGGCCTGTCCGCCGACGGCATCTGTGGTCCGGATACGCTGCGCTCGCTGGATCTGCTCGGCGCCCGCGTCACCGGCGGCAATCCGCACCGCATCGCGGAGGAGGAGGTCGTGCACCGGGCGGGCCCGCAGCTGACCGGCAAACGGATCGTCATCGACCCCGGAATGGGCGGCCCCGACAAGGGTTTCGCCGTCCCCACCGAATTCGGCGACGTCTACGAGTCGGAGATCCTGTGGGATCTGGCCAGCCGCCTGGAGGGCCGGATGGCGGCCACCGGCATGGAGACCTTCCTGTCCCGGCCGTGGGGCGCCAACCCCTCCGACGCCGAACGTGCCGAAACCTCCAACACTTTCGACGCCGATCTGATGATCTCGTTGCGCTGCGCGCACAATCCCAGCCCGCTCGCCAACGGCATCGCCAGCTTTCACTTCGGCAATTCGCACGGCTCGGTGTCGATGATCGGGCAGGTGCTGGCCGGATTCATCCAGCGCGAGATCGTGGCCCGAACCTCGCTGCAGGACTGCCGGACACACCCGCGCACCTGGGACCTGCTGCGGCTGACCAAAATGCCGACCGTCCAGGTCGACATCGGCTACCTCACCAACGAGTACGACGCCTCGGTGCTGACCAATCCGCGCATGCGCGACGTGATCGCCGAAGCCATCCTGATCTCGGTCAAGCGGCTGTACCTGCTGGGGCAGGACGATCAGCCCACCGGCACATACACTTTCGCCGAGCTGCTGGCCGAGGAGCTGGCCGCGGCCGACCGGATGTAG
- a CDS encoding ParB/RepB/Spo0J family partition protein: MSQAKKGGLGRGLAALIPTGPTDVQGLGSAAANAVIGLDPIGPHPASAYLHRVPDPAGGSDAGAVYREIPPDQIEPNPKQPRQVFEEDALDELIHSVREFGLMQPIVVRQLESSPTPRYQIVMGERRWRACQEAKLETIPAIVRETTDDAMLRDALLENIHRVQLNPLEEAAAYQQLLEEFGVTHEELANRIGRSRPVVTNMIRLLKLPIPVQRRVAAGVLSAGHARALLGLESGAEAQEKLAERIVAEGLSVRATEEAVTLANRYPDEEKERRPADRKPVQMPGLERLAERLADSFDTRVTVSMGKKKGKIVVEFGDLADLERIVKMMEQQG, from the coding sequence ATGAGTCAGGCGAAGAAGGGTGGACTGGGGCGCGGGCTGGCCGCGCTCATCCCGACCGGGCCGACCGACGTCCAGGGGCTCGGAAGTGCCGCCGCGAATGCCGTCATCGGCCTGGATCCGATCGGTCCGCATCCGGCCTCGGCGTATCTGCACCGGGTTCCCGACCCGGCCGGCGGATCCGATGCCGGAGCGGTCTACCGGGAGATCCCGCCGGACCAGATCGAGCCCAACCCCAAGCAGCCGCGCCAGGTCTTCGAGGAAGACGCGCTGGACGAATTGATCCATTCGGTGCGCGAATTCGGCCTCATGCAGCCGATCGTGGTGCGCCAGCTGGAGTCCTCCCCTACCCCGCGCTATCAGATCGTCATGGGCGAGCGCCGCTGGCGCGCGTGCCAGGAGGCGAAGCTGGAGACCATTCCGGCCATCGTCCGCGAGACCACCGACGACGCCATGCTGCGCGACGCCCTGCTGGAGAACATCCATCGGGTGCAGCTGAATCCGCTCGAGGAGGCGGCCGCGTATCAGCAGCTGCTGGAAGAGTTCGGCGTCACCCACGAGGAACTGGCGAACCGGATCGGCCGATCCCGGCCGGTCGTCACGAATATGATCCGCCTGCTGAAGCTACCGATCCCGGTGCAGCGGCGGGTCGCGGCGGGCGTGCTGTCCGCCGGGCATGCCCGCGCCTTACTCGGGCTGGAGTCCGGCGCGGAGGCGCAGGAGAAACTGGCGGAACGGATTGTCGCCGAAGGGCTCTCGGTCCGGGCCACCGAGGAGGCGGTCACCCTCGCCAACCGGTATCCCGATGAGGAGAAGGAGCGGCGCCCCGCCGACCGCAAACCCGTGCAGATGCCGGGTCTGGAGCGGCTGGCCGAGCGGCTCGCCGACTCCTTCGACACCCGTGTCACGGTGAGCATGGGCAAGAAGAAGGGCAAGATCGTCGTCGAGTTCGGCGATCTCGCCGATCTGGAACGCATCGTGAAGATGATGGAGCAGCAGGGCTAG
- the sigM gene encoding RNA polymerase sigma factor SigM yields MSESSAVRRRSFDLDEATDRELLAAHVDGDRDAFRVLFRRHYNHLWQLALRTCRTSEDAADCLQDALLSAHRNAARFRGDAEVRSWLHRIVVNACLDRMRRNKARYSVSLSEEGMPEPAVERDDMAHREISMVVDAALFRLPDDQRAALVAIDMEGYTVAEAAQLLGVAEGTIKSRCSRGRKRLQQELEFLQDPGNRT; encoded by the coding sequence ATGTCCGAGTCATCTGCCGTCCGGCGCCGGTCGTTCGATCTCGACGAGGCCACCGATCGCGAGTTGCTCGCCGCGCACGTCGACGGCGACCGCGATGCCTTCCGGGTGCTGTTCCGCCGTCATTACAACCACCTCTGGCAGCTCGCCCTGCGCACCTGCCGCACCTCCGAGGACGCGGCCGACTGCCTGCAGGACGCCCTGCTGTCGGCCCACCGCAACGCCGCCCGCTTCCGCGGTGACGCGGAGGTCCGCAGCTGGCTGCACCGCATCGTCGTCAACGCCTGCCTGGATCGCATGCGCCGCAACAAGGCTCGCTACAGCGTGTCGCTGTCGGAGGAGGGGATGCCCGAGCCCGCGGTCGAGCGCGACGACATGGCGCACCGCGAGATCTCCATGGTGGTCGACGCCGCACTGTTCCGATTGCCCGACGACCAGCGCGCCGCACTTGTCGCGATAGACATGGAAGGGTATACCGTGGCGGAAGCCGCGCAGTTGCTGGGCGTCGCCGAGGGCACCATCAAGAGCCGGTGTTCCCGTGGTCGCAAGCGGCTGCAGCAAGAGTTGGAATTCCTGCAGGATCCGGGGAACCGGACGTAG
- the trxA gene encoding thioredoxin, producing MSDTATKTVTDATFQQDVLGSDKPVLVDFWAAWCGPCKMVAPVLEEIAASHGDKLTIAKVDADANPQTAKDYGILSLPTLVLFSGGQETKRIVGAKGKAALLRELEGVI from the coding sequence ATGTCCGACACCGCCACCAAGACCGTCACCGACGCCACGTTCCAGCAGGACGTGCTGGGCAGCGACAAGCCGGTTCTCGTCGATTTCTGGGCGGCCTGGTGCGGTCCCTGCAAGATGGTCGCTCCCGTGCTGGAGGAGATCGCCGCCTCCCACGGCGACAAGCTCACCATCGCCAAGGTGGACGCCGACGCCAACCCGCAGACCGCGAAGGACTACGGCATCCTGTCGCTGCCCACGCTGGTCCTGTTCTCCGGCGGACAGGAGACCAAGCGGATCGTCGGCGCCAAGGGCAAGGCCGCGCTGCTGCGCGAACTCGAGGGCGTCATCTGA
- the trxB gene encoding thioredoxin-disulfide reductase: MNTPVRDLIIVGSGPAGYTAAVYAARAELEPLLFEGTQFGGALMTTTEVENFPGFRAGIMGPDLMEEMREQAKRFGADIRTEDVDAIDLSGPIKSVTVGGETYQGYAIILAMGSAARYLNVPGEQELLGRGVSACATCDGFFFKGQDIVVVGGGDSAMEEATFLTKFAASVTIVHRREEFRASRIMLDRAKSNEKIRFVTNAEVTRVHGENSVTGLTLRDTRTGETSELAATGLFVAIGHDPRSELVRGQVDLDGEGYVLVQDPTTATSVDGVFAAGDLVDHTYRQAITAAGTGCRAAIDAERWLAEKGDITSNTLDHAGQPVEVAAN; encoded by the coding sequence ATGAACACCCCTGTTCGCGATCTGATCATCGTCGGCTCCGGCCCCGCCGGCTACACCGCCGCGGTCTACGCGGCCCGGGCCGAACTCGAACCGCTGCTGTTCGAGGGCACCCAGTTCGGCGGCGCCCTGATGACGACCACCGAGGTGGAGAACTTCCCCGGCTTCCGCGCCGGCATCATGGGCCCCGACCTGATGGAGGAGATGCGCGAACAGGCCAAGCGCTTCGGCGCCGACATCCGCACCGAGGACGTCGACGCGATCGACCTGTCCGGCCCGATCAAGTCCGTCACCGTCGGCGGCGAGACCTACCAGGGCTACGCGATCATCCTCGCCATGGGTTCGGCCGCCCGCTACCTGAACGTGCCGGGGGAGCAGGAGCTGCTCGGCCGCGGCGTGAGCGCCTGCGCCACCTGCGACGGCTTCTTCTTCAAGGGCCAGGACATCGTCGTCGTCGGTGGCGGCGATTCGGCCATGGAGGAGGCGACGTTCCTCACCAAGTTCGCCGCCAGCGTCACCATCGTGCACCGCCGCGAGGAGTTCCGCGCCTCGCGCATCATGCTCGATCGCGCCAAGTCGAACGAGAAGATCCGCTTCGTCACCAATGCCGAGGTCACCCGGGTGCACGGCGAGAACAGCGTGACCGGCCTCACCCTGCGCGACACCAGGACCGGCGAGACCTCCGAGCTGGCCGCGACCGGTCTGTTCGTCGCCATCGGCCACGACCCGCGCAGCGAACTGGTGCGCGGTCAGGTCGACCTGGACGGCGAGGGCTACGTGCTGGTGCAGGACCCCACCACGGCCACCTCCGTCGACGGCGTATTCGCCGCGGGCGACCTGGTCGACCACACCTACCGCCAGGCCATCACCGCCGCCGGTACCGGCTGCCGGGCGGCCATCGACGCCGAGCGCTGGCTCGCCGAGAAGGGCGACATCACCTCCAACACCCTGGACCACGCCGGTCAGCCGGTCGAGGTCGCCGCCAACTGA